The following are encoded in a window of Camarhynchus parvulus chromosome 1A, STF_HiC, whole genome shotgun sequence genomic DNA:
- the HDHD5 gene encoding haloacid dehalogenase-like hydrolase domain-containing 5 gives MTLRGSLRAGRALLRAPGPPARGLCGRPPAFGFLFDVDGVLVRGSQPVPAARRAFQRLADGGGRLRVPVVFLTNAGNCLRSDKARELSQALGLQVSPEQVILSHSPLQLFSQFHQRCMLVAGQGPVVENAHNLGFKHVVTIEALRKAYPLLDMVDLSRRPKELPPPPPTGFPTIEGVILFGEPVRWETSLQLIADVLLSNGNPGAELQDVPYPHLPVLACNMDLLWMAEAKMPRFGHGTFLLCLESIYKKVTGKELKYEALIGKPSPITYRYAQYLIQQQAEKQGWKAPIRHLYAVGDNPMSDVYGANLYNNYLKSAQQNQVQDGLKRSPQAASAQAEVFLDLRNDCNNSVESCESILVCTGVYRPNSTAPKQTEETVFHGHRDFCFDPSLVQASHIVQDVDDAVQLAFKKENWS, from the exons ATGACGCTGCGCGGCTCGCTGCGGGCCGGCCGGGCGCTGCTGcgcgccccggggccgcccgccCGCGGGCTCTGCGGCCGG CCGCCGGCCTTCGGGTTCCTGTTCGATGTGGACGGCGTGCTGGTGCGCGGCAGCCAGCCCgtgcccgccgcccgccgcgcctTCCAGAGGCTGGCGGACGGCGGCGGGCGGCTGCGGGTGCCCGTGGTGTTCCTGACCAACGCCGGGAACTGCCTGCGCTCGGACAAGGCCCGAGAGCTGTCCCAggcgctggggctgcag GTGTCTCCGGAGCAGGTGatcctgtcccacagccccctgcagctcttcagccaGTTCCACCAGAGGTGCATGCTGGTGGCCGGGCAGGGGCCCGTGGTGGAGAACGCCCACAA CCTGGGGTTCAAGCACGTGGTCACCATAGAGGCCCTGAGGAAGGCATATCCCCTGTTGGACATGGTGGACCTGAGCCGGAGGCCGAAAGAACTG cctcctcctccccccactGGCTTCCCCACTATAGAAG GGGTGATTCTGTTTGGCGAGCCAGTGAGGTGGGAGACGAGCCTGCAACTCATTGCTGATGTACTCCTGAGCAATGGCaaccctggggcagagctgcaggatgtgcCATACCCTCATCTGCCTGTCCTGGCCTGCAACATGGACCTCCTGTGGATGGCTGAAGCCAAGATGCCCAG GTTTGGCCATGGcactttccttctctgcttggAGAGCATCTACAAGAAGGTGACAGGCAAGGAGCTGAAGTACGAGGCCCTGATTGGCAAACCCAGCCCCATCACCTACCGCTATGCCCAGTACCTgatccagcagcaggcagagaagcagggctggaaggctCCCATCCGACACCTCTATGCAGTTGG GGACAACCCCATGTCTGACGTCTATGGGGCAAACCTCTACAACAACTACCTCAAGTCAGCTCAGCAGAACCAGGTCCAGGATGGGCTGAAGAGGAGCCCACAGGCAGCCAGTGCCCAGGCTGAGGTTTTTCTGGACCTGAGGAATGACTGCAACAACTCAGTGGAGAGCTGTGAGTCCATCCTGGTCTGCACCGGGGTGTACCGCCCCAACAGCACCGCTCCCAAGCAAACAGAGGAGACAGTGTTCCATGGACACCGGGACTTCTGCTTCGACCCCAGCCTGGTGCAGGCATCCCACATCGTGCAGGATGTGGATGATGCTGTGcaacttgcttttaaaaaagaaaactggagcTAG
- the TMEM121B gene encoding transmembrane protein 121B: MHRAASNQRSVSSSPGSFQPPPPPPPPPLPPHAADRQPLFQRGSSSGGSRRARVLGPGGAGGGRRWGFQALSLVLLLGQGALLDLYLIAVTDLYWCSWIATDLVLAAGWGIFFCRNSRARRRERPPPPPGPPPPHPLLLHGPPGGRGAGGRGAGVPPRGGDFAYAHLAWLIYSIAFTPKAALILGTSILELIELRLPLGTTGFRITLALSAPLLYCLLRAIGTEGAGQLLLPPQPPPQHRAAAAFLATCLDLLDSFSLLELVLQPGRPAPLPAPLRYLLIAVYFLCLASPVLWLYELSAARPPGAARLALHLLLPAGLLDAPLLALRCLLLLRYQQPLSLFMLKNLFFLTCRGLEALETCCLLRPAAAPPPAKYGPAAAAPAAAPLAHGLSDVDVGPHGYVNALAVTAQG, from the exons ATGCACCGCGCTGCCTCCAACCAGCGCTCGGTCTCCTCCTCTCCGGGCTCCTtccagccgccgccgccgccgccgccgccgccgctgccgccgcacGCCGCCGACCGGCAGCCCCTcttccagaggggctccagcagcGGCGGCAGCCGGCGGGCTCGGG tgctggggcccggcggggcggggggagggcGGCGCTGGGGCTTCCAGGCgctgtccctggtgctgctgctggggcagggcgCGCTGCTGGACCTCTACCTGATCGCCGTCACCGACCTGTACTGGTGCAGCTGGATCGCCACCGACCTGGTGCTGGCGGCCGGCTGGGGCATCTTCTTCTGCCGCAACAGCCGGGCGCGCCGCCGGGagcggcccccgccgccccccgggccgccgccgccgcaccCGCTGCTGCTGCACGGCCCccccggcggccgcggggccgggggccgcggggccggggtcCCCCCCCGCGGCGGCGACTTCGCCTACGCGCACCTCGCCTGGCTCATCTACTCCATCGCCTTCACGCCCAAGGCGGCGCTGATCCTGGGCACCTCCATCCTGGAGCTGATCGAGCTGCGCCTGCCGCTGGGCACCACCGGCTTTCGCATCACCCTGGCGCTCTCCGCGCCGCTGCTGTACTGCCTGCTGCGGGCCATCGGCACCGAGGGCGccgggcagctgctcctgccgccgcagccgccgccgcagcaccgcgccgccgccgccttccTCGCCACCTGCCTCGACCTGCTCGACAGCttctccctgctggagctggtgctgcagcccgGGCGGCCGGCGCCGCTGCCCGCCCCGCTGCGCTACCTGCTCATCGCCGTCTACTTCCTCTGCCTGGCCTCGCCGGTGCTGTGGCTGTACGAGCTgagcgccgcccgcccgcccggcgccgcccgCCTCGccctgcacctcctgctgccCGCCGGGCTGCTGGACGCGCCGCTGCTGGCGCTgcgctgcctcctgctcctgcgCTACCAGCAGCCGCTGTCCCTCTTCATGCTCAAGAACCTCTTCTTCCTGACCTGCCGCGGCCTGGAGGCGCTGGAGACCTGCTGCCTCctccgccccgccgccgccccgccgcccgccaAGTacggcccggccgccgccgcccccgccgccgccccgctgGCCCACGGGCTCTCCGACGTGGACGTGGGTCCCCACGGGTACGTGAACGCCCTGGCGGTCACcgcccagggctga